The genomic stretch GTGCAATGCGAACCATGCCAGGATGTCCGCGATGAAACTGCTTAAGGATTTGCCTGCGGAACTTTCTCGGAACGACAATTCTGTCGTGAAATAGGATACAACCGTTGACATGAGTAAGGGATTCTCGTCTGCTGAAGTAGGTACGAACGTCTGGAGTCATGATTGACCGTGTATCTGTTGGCCAGCCTTCACGAATGTACTGCAGCACAATTTGCAGCGCCTTGTCAGTCTTCGTTGCAGCTTGAATAGCTGCGAAAGAAACTGGTATTTGTTCAACCGCATCACGAACAATGCTCACCATGTCATCTTCTAGGCAAATCGCTGCTACGACGTAATTTTCCTCGGGCTGTTTGGTACGGTCGATCAATCTAGACAGCATATCTGCGCAACCGAAGTCGTTGGTGGAAACGTGACGGATGTCGAAGTCGTAGTTGAGTAGCATCAACGCCCACCGCTGGAGTCGATTCGCGGTATGCAATGGAATACCCTTCTTTGACCCAAAGATTGATAGCAATGGCTTGTGGTCAGTGAGAAGAGTGAATCGTTGACCCAACAAGTACTTGTGGAACTTTGTAACGCCATAGGTTAGCGCAAGTGCTTCCTTTTCGGGCTGTCCATAAGCTTGCTCTGCCTGGGTGAGGGATCTCGATGCGTGCTGAATTGCCTTCAAGTGTCCATTGGGAAATTCGTGGAAGATCACTGCACCGATGCTCGTGCTGGAAGCGTCCGCCGCTACGATGATTGGTAATTCGGGATCGTAATGCGTCAGCAACAGTTCGGACTGCAGAACTTGTTTGAATTGCTCAAAAGACCGTTGACAATCGGTATTCCACTGCCACTTCGTATCCTTCTTGAGTAGTTTGTCGAGAGGATGGCGAAGCTCATGGATGTTACGAACAAACCGGCCGTAGAAGTTAACGGCTCCCAGGAAGAAACGGAGCTCGGAAACGTTGGTTGGTGCCGGGATAGAAGCGATGACTTGGAGCTTTTCTGGATCAGGACGGATGCGTTTGCTGTCGATAATGTGCCCCAAGTACTTGAtttcggtttgaaaaaaaatggcatTTCTCCAGTTTGACGTGAAACCCATACTCCTCCAAACGTTGAAGAAGCATGTCTAATGAGGCCTTGTGTGCCTCCCAGGTTGGTCCAAAGATGATAGCATCGTCGAGAAAACGAACGTACCACGGGAATGTCAGCAATCATTGTGTCAACAAGCCGTTGGAAAGTCCCAGGCGCTGATTTTACCCCTGGTGCAAGGCGGTTGAATTTGAAGAGACCCCGGTGCGTATGGTGAGAAGTTTCTTTGCTTCATCATCTGAGAAGTTTCTTTGCTTCATCATCTACTTCCAGCTGAAGATACGCATCGGAGAGGTCTATAATGCTGAAGACGGCACTTCCGTTGAGCTGCGCGAAAATTTCTTCTGGAGTTGGAAAAGGATAGTGATTGGCTTCCAGTGCATCGTTGAGGCCAGTGGAATAGTCCGCACATATGCGAACTTTACCGTTCGGCTTGCGCACTGCGACTATCGGAGCAGCCCACTCGGAGAAATCGATCGGTGTGATGATTCCCAGCGACTGAAGACGTGTCAATTCTTCATCGATCAGCGAAATGGTGTTGAACGGAACTGGGCGCTTTGAACAAAAAACGGGTTTGGCGTTAGGCTTGAGAAATAGCTTAACCATTGTCTTTGTGCAGTGTCTCAGTGAATTATCGAAAACCGCCGGATGGTTAGCTTGAAGTTGCGATATGATTTCCTTAGAACACGACCCAGGAACTGTAGCGACTTTACTGCAAAGTGTATCGAATGGAACTGACCATAGGTTGAACATATCGATCCAATCAATACCGAGCACGTTGAGATCCAGTGATGACGTCACGAAACAATGGCCACACTTAACCATGCCGTTAAGGGTAACTTCGCAATGAAATTCGCCGATGAGGGCGAGGAGTCCACCGGATGCGTTGGATGCTTCAATCGATGATGGTGTCAGCTTCGGCCGTCCCAATCGTTGCCACATTGCCACAGAGTCCAGTTGTAGCGAGACAGCGACATTGTTGATGGTGATTGTCACATATTTTCGTTTTCTGGAGCTGTTAGCGATATGGTTCACGAAAATTCCATTGTTGTCGGGTCTGAAACTGGCTTTCTTTTTGAATTGCTTCTTCTCTCGGGATTGAGTGGAAGGGttgtttgaagatttttttgcacAGCCGCAGTAGTTTTCCTTATGACCAGTGCGGTTGCATACTTTGCAAAGGTGATCAGAAAATGGACAGTCGCGAACATAGTGCATTTGTCCACATTGCCAACAGGGAGTACGAGGGATGGACTTACTTTCCGTTTTCGGTGGACGTTGTTGATTACCGGTTTTTTCTCTGAGATGCTGTGGACCGAATGCTTTGAGCAAAAGGGTTGCTCGATCATTGTGGTGTCCGACTTGAGATTGACGAGCCGCTGAAACTCGTCGATCAGAGTTTGAATGGTCACTGGTGATTCTGCTGTCTCACCTTCGATGCGGGAAAGAAGTCTCGCTCTGATGTCCGCGTGTTGCCTTAAGACCGCAAACAAACATCAAGCACTTGAATTGCTCGATTTTCAAATCTTTGAATTCGAATTCTTCACACGCCCTGTTGACCTTGCCACCGTAGGTGATGATGTCATCTGCCTCCGATTTCACGAGTTGTAGGCATTGATAGCGCTTGTGGAAAACG from Wyeomyia smithii strain HCP4-BCI-WySm-NY-G18 chromosome 3, ASM2978416v1, whole genome shotgun sequence encodes the following:
- the LOC129728845 gene encoding uncharacterized protein K02A2.6-like yields the protein MGFTSNWRNAIFFQTEIKYLGHIIDSKRIRPDPEKLQVIASIPAPTNVSELRFFLGAVNFYGRFVRNIHELRHPLDKLLKKDTKWQWNTDCQRSFEQFKQVLQSELLLTHYDPELPIIVAADASSTSIGAVIFHEFPNGHLKAIQHASRSLTQAEQAYGQPEKEALALTYGVTKFHKYLLGQRFTLLTDHKPLLSIFGSKKGIPLHTANRLQRWALMLLNYDFDIRHVSTNDFGCADMLSRLIDRTKQPEENYVVAAICLEDDMVSIVRDAVEQIPVSFAAIQAATKTDKALQIVLQYIREGWPTDTRSIMTPDVRTYFSRRESLTHVNGCILFHDRIVVPRKFRRQILKQFHRGHPGMVRIARSFVFWPGIDNDIEEFVRNCTPCCTAGKAPVKTTLESWPIPDKPWSRIHVDYAVPVDGICFLVVVDPYTKWPEVYANKSTTSSATTKMLSQAFATFGVPETIVSDNGTQFTSHEFQVCCEKQGIRHILTAPYHPQSNGLAERFVDTLKRTLRKFDREERL